The proteins below come from a single Piscinibacter gummiphilus genomic window:
- a CDS encoding DsbE family thiol:disulfide interchange protein — MKRYLLPLLVFLVMAGFLAAGLQLNPRKVPSPLVNKPAPAFDLPQLHEPALRVTAQEMKGQVWVLNVFASWCTPCLEEHPYVMQLAKQPGIAVVGLSYKDQPEAAKRWLRKHGDPYTKIAVDSDGRVGIHYGVYGVPETYLIDKQGVIRHKQIGPITPRELKDTILPMLADLNG; from the coding sequence ATGAAGCGGTACCTCCTTCCCCTTCTCGTCTTCCTGGTGATGGCCGGTTTCCTCGCGGCGGGCTTGCAGCTCAATCCGCGTAAAGTGCCTTCGCCGCTCGTCAACAAACCAGCGCCCGCGTTCGACCTGCCGCAATTGCATGAGCCGGCATTGCGGGTCACCGCGCAAGAGATGAAGGGGCAGGTCTGGGTGCTGAATGTCTTTGCGTCGTGGTGCACACCGTGCCTCGAAGAGCACCCCTACGTGATGCAACTTGCCAAACAGCCAGGCATTGCGGTGGTCGGACTTAGCTACAAGGACCAGCCCGAGGCTGCCAAGCGTTGGCTGCGCAAGCACGGTGATCCCTATACCAAGATCGCCGTTGACTCGGATGGCCGCGTCGGTATCCACTATGGCGTGTACGGCGTGCCTGAGACCTACCTGATCGACAAGCAGGGCGTGATCCGCCACAAGCAAATCGGTCCGATCACGCCGCGGGAGCTGAAGGACACCATCCTGCCCATGTTGGCCGATCTCAACGGGTGA
- a CDS encoding CzcE family metal-binding protein, protein MRSTSTLIAALVLGAASLPASANDVFRNGQSFWGQPADQSTSASARAVDLGTARHVRVAYGETIKFRSEGKEFSWTFNGLDRRAVDLARFAPAGFSSQPLMVHVAQNPLNRR, encoded by the coding sequence ATGCGTTCGACCTCAACCCTCATCGCCGCCCTCGTGCTCGGCGCAGCGTCATTGCCTGCATCGGCGAATGACGTCTTCCGAAACGGCCAGTCCTTCTGGGGCCAGCCGGCGGATCAAAGCACAAGCGCGAGCGCGCGTGCGGTTGACCTCGGAACGGCACGCCACGTCAGGGTGGCCTATGGCGAAACGATCAAGTTTCGTAGCGAAGGCAAGGAGTTCTCCTGGACCTTCAACGGCCTGGATCGACGGGCGGTCGACCTCGCCCGATTCGCACCGGCTGGCTTCAGCAGCCAGCCTTTGATGGTGCACGTGGCGCAAAACCCGCTCAATCGCCGCTGA
- a CDS encoding AraC family transcriptional regulator gives MDELVTSSRPLLIIGRGWAVYAGPLEPGRPHRHQATQLAWCEHGTLLLEGAWGAMEASGHAIGAGIPHKLSAQRPVRMVFEEPAGAPSMGLRPDVSPITTMQATHLENQLHAWLQGEPLPTAQLPAHFATPRWEGVLSWMEAGLDGTLRANDAAKAVGLSPSRFMHWFAEVSGLSFRAYVRWLRLQRAVRVLADGSTLTAAAHLAGFADSAHLTRTFIATFGVRPALLRGARIVCDDRLNPTLTADGLPLSGTP, from the coding sequence ATGGATGAACTGGTCACATCCAGCCGGCCATTGCTGATCATCGGCCGCGGCTGGGCCGTCTATGCGGGTCCGCTCGAACCCGGCCGGCCGCACCGGCACCAAGCAACGCAGCTCGCGTGGTGCGAACACGGCACACTGCTGCTAGAGGGCGCCTGGGGTGCGATGGAGGCATCTGGCCACGCCATCGGAGCCGGCATTCCTCACAAGCTGTCAGCACAGCGGCCGGTGCGGATGGTGTTTGAGGAACCCGCGGGAGCGCCCTCCATGGGGCTTCGGCCGGATGTGTCTCCCATCACCACGATGCAAGCCACTCATCTCGAGAACCAGTTGCATGCGTGGCTGCAAGGCGAGCCGTTGCCGACTGCGCAGCTTCCAGCGCACTTCGCCACTCCCCGATGGGAAGGTGTTCTCAGCTGGATGGAAGCGGGGCTGGATGGCACGCTGCGAGCAAACGACGCAGCCAAAGCGGTTGGCCTGTCCCCTTCACGCTTCATGCATTGGTTCGCGGAGGTGTCGGGGCTGTCGTTTCGAGCCTATGTGCGCTGGTTGCGGTTGCAGCGCGCGGTTCGCGTGCTCGCCGACGGGTCGACACTGACCGCAGCCGCTCACCTGGCCGGCTTCGCCGACAGCGCACACCTGACACGCACCTTCATCGCCACGTTCGGCGTGCGGCCGGCATTACTGCGCGGAGCACGCATCGTTTGCGACGATCGCCTCAACCCAACGCTCACGGCCGACGGCCTTCCGCTCAGCGGCACCCCCTGA
- a CDS encoding thiol:disulfide interchange protein DsbA/DsbL: MDRRHFSKVAIATLASTPIFATAQARVIEGTHFVAISPRQPTRDPKQIEVLEFFAYGCSHCNAFEPAIDEWQKNLPADVLFRRIPVAFREVPFVMHQKLFFAIEALGLVEQLHRKAFTAIHVERQRLETPKEIGDFAAKNGVDRTRFVDMLNSFVVATKAKQATALAAGYKVQGTPSIGVDGRWLTSGSMAGSNEQSLAVAEHLISVAKKRA, from the coding sequence ATGGACCGCCGTCATTTCTCGAAAGTCGCAATCGCAACACTCGCTTCCACACCGATATTTGCCACTGCTCAGGCACGAGTGATCGAAGGCACGCACTTCGTCGCGATCTCGCCGCGCCAGCCGACTCGCGACCCCAAGCAGATAGAGGTGTTGGAGTTCTTCGCGTATGGCTGCTCGCATTGCAATGCGTTTGAGCCTGCTATAGACGAGTGGCAGAAGAATTTGCCAGCCGATGTACTGTTCCGCCGCATTCCAGTCGCGTTTAGAGAAGTGCCTTTCGTGATGCACCAAAAGCTCTTCTTTGCGATCGAAGCCCTCGGCTTGGTCGAGCAACTGCACCGCAAGGCCTTCACAGCCATCCATGTCGAACGCCAGCGCCTAGAGACACCGAAGGAGATTGGCGACTTTGCGGCCAAGAATGGCGTAGACAGAACTCGCTTTGTGGACATGCTCAACTCGTTCGTGGTCGCCACCAAAGCGAAGCAGGCGACGGCGCTGGCGGCGGGCTACAAGGTCCAAGGCACACCGTCCATTGGTGTTGATGGGAGGTGGCTCACATCGGGGTCGATGGCGGGATCGAACGAACAGTCGTTGGCCGTGGCGGAGCACTTGATCAGCGTTGCAAAGAAGCGTGCTTAA
- a CDS encoding TlpA disulfide reductase family protein produces the protein MNIIHRGTEFAPVRPVATGLCMSLVCMLFVVMSTISFNASAKVPVGVEAPDFTLDELSGSKVRLQDLRGRVVMINFWASWCAPCRLEMPHLVRLHEKYRSAGFTLLGVNIDEDRKVGAAMAERVGVKFPVLFDTDKNVTRLYDMGAMPATLIVDRKGRVRFSHLGYESGVEAIYEKHIRDILKD, from the coding sequence ATGAACATCATCCACCGTGGCACCGAATTCGCACCGGTGCGGCCTGTGGCGACCGGGCTCTGCATGAGTCTGGTATGCATGCTGTTTGTCGTCATGTCGACGATCTCCTTCAACGCCTCAGCAAAGGTCCCCGTTGGGGTCGAAGCCCCGGACTTCACGCTCGACGAGCTGAGCGGCAGCAAAGTGCGGCTGCAAGACCTCCGAGGTCGTGTCGTCATGATCAATTTTTGGGCGAGTTGGTGCGCGCCGTGCCGGCTGGAGATGCCGCACCTGGTCCGCCTCCACGAAAAGTACCGTTCAGCCGGCTTCACCTTGCTTGGGGTCAACATCGACGAAGACCGAAAAGTCGGTGCGGCCATGGCCGAGCGCGTAGGCGTCAAGTTCCCCGTTCTGTTCGACACGGACAAGAACGTCACGCGGCTATACGACATGGGCGCGATGCCGGCAACGTTGATCGTCGACCGCAAAGGCCGCGTACGCTTTTCCCACCTTGGATACGAGTCCGGCGTCGAGGCCATCTACGAGAAGCACATTCGCGACATTCTCAAGGACTAA
- the cadR gene encoding Cd(II)/Pb(II)-responsive transcriptional regulator yields the protein MKIGELATHTGTQVETIRFYEREGLLPAPGRSSGNYRVYEERHVQRLAFIRQCRVLDMTLDEIRRLLGFIDAPDEDCGEVNSLLDEHIGHVGHRIRELKALERELRQLRDQCGDARPAKDCGILGELTRASNRSGADRARPRGGDTHGRKPGTAAR from the coding sequence ATGAAGATCGGCGAACTTGCAACGCACACGGGGACCCAGGTGGAGACGATCCGCTTCTACGAGCGCGAAGGTCTGCTTCCCGCGCCGGGCCGCAGCTCTGGCAACTACCGCGTCTACGAGGAGCGCCATGTGCAGCGACTCGCCTTCATCCGGCAGTGCCGCGTGCTCGACATGACGCTGGACGAGATCCGCCGCCTGCTCGGTTTTATCGACGCGCCCGACGAGGATTGCGGAGAGGTGAACAGCCTGCTCGATGAGCACATCGGACACGTTGGGCACCGCATCCGCGAACTCAAGGCCCTTGAACGTGAGCTGAGACAGCTGCGCGACCAATGCGGTGATGCGCGCCCCGCCAAGGATTGCGGGATCTTGGGTGAGCTGACCCGGGCATCGAACCGCTCGGGCGCCGACCGTGCCAGGCCGCGCGGTGGGGACACCCACGGCCGCAAGCCTGGGACAGCTGCGCGCTGA
- a CDS encoding porin, whose product MKRSLFIAALSTLAAGSTLAQSNVTIYGRLNETVEREKVAGNSRTVVNDNASRLGFKGSEDLGGGLKANFLIEHRFRPDTGTAAGDFWSGDSWVGLSSNYGDLRLGRMISTAYFATADYVSYHNHDTGSSSDALYNLGFQSWYTKNKIAYKTPSLAGATVELQYGLRETGVAPASDRNSNGFELAANYNVGDLALGLGFTKDGEDKQVAVRGQYTIGAFTLGGYYQRTGFKDIYATGGKANIFRLAGMYTLGASEFHANAGLAGKRDGIADSDAQQFTVGYNYNLSKRTKVYTYFTKINAEAATGYVADYSSLALGVRHNF is encoded by the coding sequence ATGAAGCGCTCTCTATTCATCGCCGCTCTTTCAACCCTTGCAGCGGGTTCAACGCTCGCACAAAGCAACGTCACCATCTATGGTCGTCTCAACGAGACCGTTGAGCGCGAAAAGGTCGCTGGAAACAGTCGCACCGTGGTCAACGACAACGCTTCTCGTTTGGGGTTCAAGGGCTCAGAAGACCTCGGGGGCGGCCTGAAGGCCAATTTCCTGATCGAGCACCGCTTTCGCCCTGACACCGGCACAGCCGCCGGTGACTTTTGGTCTGGCGACAGCTGGGTTGGGCTGTCGAGCAACTACGGTGACCTGCGCCTGGGCCGCATGATCAGCACCGCCTACTTTGCAACGGCCGACTACGTCAGCTATCACAACCACGACACCGGCTCTTCGTCTGATGCTCTGTACAACCTTGGCTTCCAGAGTTGGTATACGAAGAACAAGATCGCGTACAAAACTCCGTCGCTGGCTGGCGCCACCGTGGAGCTCCAGTACGGCCTGCGCGAAACCGGCGTAGCTCCGGCTTCCGACCGGAACAGCAATGGCTTCGAACTCGCCGCCAACTACAACGTCGGCGACCTCGCGCTTGGCCTGGGTTTCACCAAAGACGGCGAAGACAAGCAAGTCGCGGTGCGTGGCCAGTACACGATTGGCGCCTTCACGCTCGGTGGCTACTACCAGCGCACCGGCTTCAAGGACATCTACGCAACGGGTGGCAAGGCCAACATTTTCCGCCTGGCCGGGATGTACACACTGGGCGCTTCTGAGTTCCACGCCAATGCCGGCTTGGCTGGCAAACGCGACGGCATTGCCGACAGCGATGCCCAGCAGTTCACCGTGGGCTACAACTACAACCTAAGCAAGCGCACCAAGGTCTACACGTACTTCACCAAGATCAACGCCGAGGCCGCCACCGGCTACGTCGCCGACTACAGCTCGCTCGCCTTGGGCGTTCGCCACAATTTTTGA
- a CDS encoding cytochrome c/FTR1 family iron permease has translation MTAYLSRRFLAFVLSACALVAPLRAADAPSGQEQQIRQLWQLLDYVAVDYPGAVANGKVTSEVEYQEMREFSDSALSQSKVLPPHASRAQLVGLAEQLREAVQQKAPAERVAALAQQASGLLLTAYPIPVAPRVAPDLVQGQRLYQAQCATCHGATGAGDGPAAKQLEPEPIDFTDKERARARSVLALYQVTSQGVEGTSMPSFNALPEQDRWALAFYVGTLSFDAGAKERGATLMQQDAKARAALPDLASLTTATETALAQRLGAQAADVLAFARSQPQAIAGTQATGIPLAREQMRASLKAFEAGNGTEATRLALSAYLDGFEPLEAALESRNKDLLVDVERNMQLYRAAIAAKQANAVATKARELDLLFSRVEDELSAGRVDATTSFVAALTILLREGVEALLIVVAMIAFLRKANQAQALRYVHGGWIAALAAGGVTWGIATYVVGISGASREVTEGLSSLFAAAVLLSVGLWMHQKSSAGRWQAYLRDKLSAAMTRRSAWALFLLAFVAVYREVFETVLFFSALAADGHSSALLAGLAVGLVLLAIIAAIFLRTSARMPIGKFFSLSSILVAVLAVVLAGKGISGLQEAGWLTATPVGGLRVPALGIYPTLQTTAAQLTVLLAALCGFSLNVLQNRKQIRLSP, from the coding sequence ATGACCGCATACCTCTCGCGCCGATTTCTGGCGTTCGTACTTTCCGCCTGCGCGTTGGTTGCTCCGCTGCGGGCCGCAGACGCGCCTTCGGGGCAAGAACAGCAGATTCGTCAGCTCTGGCAGCTCCTGGACTACGTGGCCGTCGACTATCCCGGCGCGGTCGCGAACGGGAAGGTGACCAGCGAGGTCGAGTACCAGGAAATGCGTGAGTTCAGCGACAGCGCCTTGTCGCAGTCCAAGGTGCTGCCGCCGCATGCGTCCCGTGCCCAGCTGGTGGGACTGGCCGAGCAGTTGCGCGAAGCCGTGCAGCAGAAGGCACCCGCCGAGCGGGTAGCTGCGCTCGCGCAGCAGGCCAGCGGTCTGCTGCTGACGGCTTACCCGATACCGGTCGCACCGCGGGTGGCGCCTGACCTTGTCCAAGGACAGCGTCTGTACCAGGCGCAATGCGCCACCTGTCATGGTGCAACGGGTGCCGGTGACGGGCCAGCCGCCAAGCAGCTTGAACCAGAGCCGATCGACTTCACAGACAAGGAACGGGCCCGTGCCCGTTCGGTACTAGCGCTTTACCAGGTGACATCGCAAGGTGTCGAAGGCACGTCGATGCCGTCGTTCAATGCGCTGCCAGAGCAGGACCGCTGGGCGCTGGCGTTCTACGTCGGCACGCTTTCATTCGACGCAGGCGCCAAGGAGCGCGGCGCGACGCTGATGCAGCAGGATGCGAAGGCACGTGCTGCCTTGCCGGATCTGGCGTCCCTCACCACGGCCACGGAAACCGCGCTTGCTCAGCGACTGGGCGCGCAAGCTGCCGACGTGCTGGCCTTTGCGCGCAGCCAGCCTCAGGCCATCGCGGGCACCCAGGCAACAGGCATCCCGCTCGCGCGTGAACAGATGCGCGCCAGCCTGAAGGCTTTCGAGGCAGGGAATGGTACCGAGGCCACCCGCCTGGCCTTGTCGGCCTATCTGGACGGGTTCGAGCCGCTGGAAGCGGCGCTGGAGTCGCGCAACAAGGACTTGCTGGTCGACGTGGAGCGAAACATGCAGCTGTACCGGGCAGCGATCGCTGCGAAGCAGGCCAACGCGGTGGCGACCAAGGCCCGCGAACTCGACCTGTTGTTCTCGCGCGTGGAAGACGAGTTGAGTGCCGGCCGAGTGGACGCCACGACCAGCTTCGTCGCCGCACTCACCATCCTGCTGCGAGAAGGTGTGGAAGCGCTGCTGATCGTGGTCGCGATGATCGCCTTCCTCCGCAAGGCCAACCAGGCTCAGGCGCTCCGCTATGTCCACGGTGGCTGGATCGCAGCACTGGCCGCCGGGGGAGTCACGTGGGGCATTGCGACTTACGTCGTGGGTATCAGCGGTGCCAGCCGAGAAGTCACGGAAGGTTTGTCGTCGCTCTTTGCGGCGGCGGTGCTGCTGTCGGTCGGTTTGTGGATGCACCAGAAGAGCAGCGCTGGGCGCTGGCAGGCCTATTTGCGCGACAAGCTGTCTGCCGCGATGACTCGGCGCTCTGCGTGGGCCTTGTTCCTCCTGGCATTCGTGGCCGTGTACCGCGAGGTTTTCGAGACGGTGCTCTTCTTCTCCGCGCTCGCCGCCGATGGGCATAGCTCTGCGTTGCTCGCCGGCCTGGCAGTCGGGCTGGTGCTGCTGGCCATCATTGCGGCGATCTTCTTGCGTACCAGCGCCCGGATGCCCATTGGCAAGTTCTTCTCGCTGAGCTCGATCCTGGTGGCGGTGCTCGCCGTGGTGCTGGCCGGCAAGGGCATTTCGGGTCTGCAGGAGGCGGGCTGGCTCACCGCCACGCCGGTGGGAGGTCTGCGCGTGCCGGCCCTGGGCATTTACCCCACGCTGCAAACCACCGCCGCCCAGTTGACGGTACTGCTGGCAGCGCTCTGCGGATTCAGTCTCAACGTGCTGCAGAACAGGAAGCAGATCCGTCTTAGTCCTTGA
- the cadR gene encoding Cd(II)/Pb(II)-responsive transcriptional regulator: MKIGELADATGTPVVTVRFYEQQGLLPIPARTSSNYRIYGGEHVDRLAFIRHCRTLDMTLEEIRLLLEFKDAPQADCGAVNALLDAHIDHVAERIAELKSLEKQLKALRSQCEDIQAGKDCGILSTLVVSARTPAAKRVHEHVHGAHPKTPRAAK, translated from the coding sequence ATGAAGATCGGAGAACTGGCCGACGCGACGGGAACACCCGTCGTCACCGTGCGCTTCTACGAGCAGCAGGGGCTGTTGCCGATTCCGGCACGCACCAGCAGCAACTACCGGATCTACGGAGGCGAGCATGTGGATCGGCTGGCCTTCATTCGCCATTGCCGAACCTTGGACATGACGCTCGAAGAGATTCGCCTGCTGCTTGAGTTCAAGGACGCCCCCCAGGCGGACTGTGGGGCGGTCAACGCGCTGCTGGATGCACACATCGACCATGTGGCCGAACGGATCGCGGAACTCAAGAGCCTGGAGAAGCAGTTGAAGGCGTTGCGCTCCCAATGCGAAGACATCCAGGCGGGCAAGGATTGCGGCATCTTGTCCACACTGGTGGTGTCGGCCAGGACGCCAGCGGCGAAGCGCGTGCACGAGCATGTGCACGGTGCTCACCCGAAGACGCCTCGCGCGGCCAAGTGA
- a CDS encoding undecaprenyl-diphosphate phosphatase, with translation MDLLLLSQAAVLGVVEGFTEFLPISSTGHLILASSLLAFDHHAVQVFEITIQAGAMLAVVWHYRAQLLATALGFASHPVRRRFVLNLLIAFIPAAISGLLFGSLIKSHLFNPATVASAFLVGGVVILVVERSHRRRLSSTPRRPDIRSVEDLTAKDALRIGLVQCAALVPGTSRSGATIIGSMMLGLPRQVATEFSFYLGIPTLFAAAGYSMWHHRNALRVEDAPLFATGTVLAFVSALVCIRWLIRYVSTHDFSPFGWYRIVFGSLILLTSEAGWIAWPA, from the coding sequence ATGGATTTGTTGTTGCTCTCGCAGGCCGCTGTGCTTGGTGTCGTGGAAGGGTTCACCGAATTTCTTCCCATTTCTTCAACCGGGCACCTGATCCTGGCCTCATCGTTGTTAGCTTTTGATCACCACGCAGTGCAGGTGTTCGAAATCACCATTCAAGCCGGCGCAATGCTCGCTGTTGTCTGGCACTACCGCGCGCAACTGCTCGCCACCGCCTTGGGCTTTGCTTCCCATCCAGTGCGTCGCCGGTTCGTTCTCAATCTGTTGATTGCCTTCATACCGGCGGCCATTTCGGGCCTGCTGTTCGGCTCGCTTATCAAGAGCCACCTGTTCAACCCGGCCACGGTGGCGTCAGCGTTCCTCGTGGGCGGCGTTGTGATCCTGGTGGTGGAACGTTCGCATCGGCGGCGCCTCTCTAGCACTCCCCGGCGCCCCGACATCCGCTCCGTGGAAGATCTGACCGCGAAAGACGCGTTGCGCATCGGGCTGGTCCAATGTGCAGCGCTGGTTCCCGGTACCAGTCGCTCGGGTGCCACGATCATCGGTTCGATGATGCTCGGCTTGCCCAGGCAGGTGGCCACGGAGTTCAGCTTCTACCTTGGCATTCCAACCCTGTTTGCAGCGGCGGGCTATTCGATGTGGCACCACCGCAATGCACTGAGGGTCGAGGACGCCCCTCTGTTCGCCACCGGTACCGTCTTGGCATTTGTCAGTGCACTCGTTTGCATCCGCTGGCTCATACGCTATGTGTCGACGCACGACTTCAGCCCATTCGGCTGGTACCGAATCGTTTTTGGTTCGTTGATCCTCTTGACCTCCGAGGCGGGCTGGATCGCCTGGCCGGCCTGA
- a CDS encoding protein-disulfide reductase DsbD family protein has product MTHSFLHQAISAIVFGVCASVAQAQLLGNAGGSSVVTTERTRAELVAHAPEGLGPNKKVWLGLRLAHQPGWKSYWLNPGDAGLPTRLQWDLPRGMLADEISWPMPTKFLLGSLVNYGYAGTVLLPVPVRFSPEFSLDDHMSAGLQVRLKAQWLVCSDVCIPEEGEFGLRIAPNSSHVSDGAAFQASLGAQPRVVSGSSRIDIDGNSLVVRVGGLTASLVGQKLDLFPELPGVINASASWSQKWEGNVWTARVPLAVQRSDSPETVPIVLTSAEGGWRTEARVFGDWPAAIPTGGITAAPSHGEAERMRQPEATSLTIWLALLGAFIGGLVLNLMPCVLPVLAIKVLGFARHGTDAKGRRVDGLAYAAGVVLSFVALGSLVVGLRAAGEHVGWGFQLQSPSMIAALALLFTIIGLNFAGVVSFGRLMPASWLAYQARHPVVNAFLSGVLAVAVASPCTAPFMGAALGFAVTLPTLQATAIFAVLGLGMATPYLLAAWTPAAARLLPRPGAWMDTLQRLLAFPMLATVVWLLWVLGTQTGLDAVIATLSLLVATSLLGWATSLRGTARAVIGLLAMAVFAATSALALREIRAGSVGHPAASLVAGWEPWHAGKVDSILSQGKPVFVDFTASWCVTCQYNKKSTLSDPAVLASFRERNVVLLRADWTRRDASITAALASFGRTGVPLYVLYAPGKDPQVLSEVLTDTELMSALSGLSK; this is encoded by the coding sequence ATGACGCACAGCTTCCTACACCAAGCGATCAGTGCGATCGTCTTCGGAGTCTGCGCAAGCGTCGCTCAAGCTCAGCTATTGGGAAACGCCGGAGGCTCGAGCGTCGTGACGACCGAGCGAACGCGCGCGGAACTGGTGGCTCACGCCCCAGAGGGGCTGGGGCCGAACAAAAAGGTGTGGCTAGGGTTGCGGCTCGCCCACCAACCTGGCTGGAAGTCGTACTGGTTGAATCCTGGCGACGCTGGGTTGCCGACACGCTTGCAATGGGACCTTCCGCGCGGAATGCTGGCCGACGAGATCAGCTGGCCGATGCCGACCAAGTTCCTGTTGGGCTCGCTCGTCAACTACGGCTACGCGGGCACCGTGTTGCTTCCGGTCCCAGTGCGCTTCTCGCCCGAGTTTTCGCTGGACGACCACATGTCCGCCGGTCTGCAGGTAAGGCTCAAGGCGCAATGGCTTGTATGCAGCGACGTGTGCATACCCGAAGAGGGAGAGTTTGGCCTGCGTATCGCACCCAACAGCAGTCACGTGTCCGATGGGGCAGCGTTTCAGGCAAGCTTGGGCGCGCAACCACGTGTGGTCAGCGGCAGCAGTCGCATCGACATTGACGGCAACTCGCTCGTCGTTCGTGTCGGCGGGCTGACGGCTTCTCTCGTCGGGCAAAAGCTCGACCTCTTTCCTGAGTTACCGGGAGTCATCAATGCTTCCGCGTCGTGGTCCCAAAAGTGGGAGGGGAACGTCTGGACCGCTCGTGTCCCGCTTGCCGTACAGCGCTCGGATAGCCCGGAAACAGTACCGATCGTGCTCACGAGTGCGGAAGGAGGCTGGCGCACGGAAGCCAGAGTCTTCGGCGATTGGCCGGCCGCCATACCGACTGGGGGCATCACCGCCGCACCTTCGCACGGCGAGGCCGAAAGGATGCGGCAACCGGAAGCAACCAGCTTGACCATCTGGCTGGCGCTGCTCGGGGCGTTCATTGGCGGCCTCGTCCTCAACCTGATGCCGTGCGTACTTCCTGTGCTTGCGATCAAGGTGCTAGGGTTCGCCCGGCACGGTACAGACGCTAAGGGACGGCGTGTCGACGGCTTGGCCTACGCTGCCGGTGTCGTGTTGTCATTCGTGGCACTTGGTAGCTTGGTCGTTGGCCTGCGAGCTGCCGGTGAACACGTCGGCTGGGGATTTCAGCTCCAAAGCCCTTCGATGATCGCTGCCCTGGCGCTCCTCTTCACGATCATCGGATTGAATTTCGCCGGCGTGGTCTCGTTCGGACGCCTGATGCCGGCATCGTGGTTGGCGTACCAAGCGCGCCACCCAGTGGTGAACGCGTTCCTTTCCGGTGTGTTGGCGGTGGCCGTTGCATCGCCGTGCACCGCGCCTTTCATGGGGGCGGCACTTGGCTTTGCCGTCACATTGCCAACGCTGCAAGCCACCGCAATCTTTGCCGTCTTGGGGCTTGGGATGGCAACGCCCTATCTGCTCGCCGCTTGGACCCCCGCAGCGGCGAGACTGCTGCCGCGACCTGGTGCCTGGATGGACACGCTGCAGCGACTACTGGCGTTCCCAATGCTCGCAACCGTCGTGTGGCTGCTTTGGGTGTTGGGAACACAGACCGGGCTCGATGCAGTCATCGCCACCCTGTCGCTGTTGGTGGCGACGAGCCTGTTGGGTTGGGCAACGAGTCTGCGTGGTACCGCGCGCGCCGTCATCGGACTGCTGGCCATGGCCGTCTTCGCGGCCACGTCCGCGCTGGCCTTGCGAGAGATCCGAGCGGGCTCGGTCGGTCACCCTGCGGCCAGTCTTGTCGCCGGCTGGGAGCCATGGCACGCTGGCAAGGTCGATTCGATCTTGTCTCAGGGCAAGCCGGTGTTTGTCGATTTCACGGCTTCTTGGTGTGTGACTTGCCAGTACAACAAGAAGTCCACACTGTCCGATCCCGCCGTCTTGGCGTCGTTTCGAGAGAGGAACGTGGTACTGCTGCGGGCAGACTGGACAAGGCGCGATGCGAGCATCACGGCAGCTCTGGCCAGCTTTGGCAGAACCGGCGTTCCCCTGTACGTGCTCTACGCACCTGGAAAGGACCCGCAGGTGCTGTCGGAAGTTCTCACCGACACTGAGTTGATGTCCGCGCTCTCGGGCTTGTCCAAATGA
- the lspA gene encoding signal peptidase II → MVTMPAERGVRLGFMLAALVLSIDMVSKSVIVAWVEYGTAIEWLPILNIVHVLNRGAAFSFLHDAGGWQRIFFIVIAFVVSIFLVFMIRRAGTPRTERICFGLILGGALANMFDRIVRGAVVDWIDVHWGPHHWPAFNMADVGITLGAASMVAHAFFGKTPLHDANG, encoded by the coding sequence ATGGTGACCATGCCGGCTGAGCGCGGCGTTCGCCTGGGTTTCATGCTGGCGGCGTTGGTGTTGTCGATCGACATGGTCTCCAAGTCGGTCATCGTTGCCTGGGTCGAGTACGGCACGGCCATCGAATGGTTGCCGATACTCAACATCGTGCATGTGCTCAACCGCGGCGCGGCATTCAGCTTTCTTCACGACGCCGGCGGTTGGCAGCGGATCTTCTTCATCGTCATCGCGTTCGTGGTATCGATCTTTCTGGTCTTCATGATCCGGCGTGCCGGAACGCCGCGCACGGAGCGAATCTGCTTCGGCCTGATCCTCGGCGGTGCTTTGGCCAACATGTTCGACCGGATCGTGCGCGGCGCCGTGGTGGACTGGATCGACGTGCACTGGGGCCCGCATCACTGGCCGGCCTTCAACATGGCCGATGTTGGCATCACCCTCGGCGCCGCATCGATGGTCGCCCACGCGTTCTTTGGCAAAACGCCGCTGCACGACGCCAATGGATGA